The Streptomyces sp. ALI-76-A nucleotide sequence CCGAACATGCCGCGCACCACCGGGTCGTCGACGACAGCGGCCCCGTCCTCCTGGACGTGAGCGGGCTCACCTCGGACGCGTACGAGGACGTCGCCCTCACCGTCCGCCGCGGCGAGGTCGTGGGCCTCGCCGGATCCAGCGGCAGCGGCAAGATCGAGCTCGCCGAGTCGCTGACCGGACTGCACACCCCGCACCGCGGCACGGCCCGACTGGACGGCCGGCCGCTGCGGTTCGGTGACGTACCGGCCGCCCTGAAGGCCGGCGTCGGCTGCGTCCCCCGGGACCGGCACGCCCAGGGACTCGTCGTCTCCATGACCATCGGTGACAACGCCACCCTGAGCGTCCTCGACCGGCTCGGCCGCTTCGGCTTCGTCGGCACCGACCGCCGGCGCGGCGTCGCGACCGAGCTGATCGACCGCCTCGACATCCACGCCGAGGGCCCCGACCAGCCCGTCTCCGACCTGTCCGGGGGCAACGCGCAGAAGGTCGTCATGGCCCGCGCCCTCGCCTCCGACCCGCGCCTGCTGGTCCTGATCAACCCGACCGCGGGCGTGGACGTGAAGTCCAAGGAGTCCCTGCTGGCCCGCGTCGACAGCGCCCGCGAGGACGGCACGGCCGTCCTCGTCGTCTCCGACGAACTCGACGACCTCCGGCGCTGCGACCGCGTCCTCGTCCTCTTCCACGGCCGCATGGTCGCCGAGCACCCGGCGGGCTGGCGCGACCACGAGCTGATCGCCTCCATCGAAGGAGTGGACCATGACTGACACCAAGGCTCCGCCGGTCACGCCGGTACGTGTCGTCGGCCCGCGCTCGGCCCGGACCGTCCTGTTGCGCCGGGCGCGCGAACTCGCCCTGGTGCCGGCTCTGTTGCTGCTGATCGTGCTCGGAGCGGTGCTCAACGACTCCTTCCTCACCGAACGCAACCTGATCTCGATCCTCGGCGCCTCCGCCGCCCTGGCGATGGTGGTGCTGGCCGAGTCGCTGGTCCTCATCACCGGCAAGTTCGACCTGTCCCTGGAGTCGGTGGTCGGGATCGCGCCCGCCGTCGGAGCGCTCCTCGTACTGCCCGTCGCCCAGTCCGGCTGGGGCACCGAGTTCCCGGCCGCGCTCGCCCTGCTGGCCGTCCTGGTCGTCGGCGCGGCGATCGGCGCCTTCAACGGCATCCTGGTCGTCAAGTTCAAGCTGAACGCGTTCATCGTGACGCTCGCGATGCTGATCGTGCTGCGCGGTCTGCTCGTCGGCGCCACCGAGGGCAAGACGCTGTTCGGCATGCCCGACAGCTTCTACTCCCTCGCCACGACCACCTTCCTGAACGTGCCCATGTCCGTGTGGCTCGCCGCGGCCGCCTTCGCGATCGCCGGGTTCGTGCTGAAGTACCACCGCGTCGGACGCGCCCTGTACGCCATCGGCGGCAACGCGGACGCGGCCCGGGCGGCCGGTATCCGGGTCGACCGCGTGATGCTCGGCGTGTTCGTGGTCGCCGGTGTCCTCGCCGCGGTGGGCGGGCTGCTGCAGACCGGTTACGTCGGTGCCATCAGCGCCAACCAGGGCCAGAACATGATCTTCACGGTGTTCGCGGCCGCGGTGATCGGCGGCATCAGCCTCGACGGCGGGAAGGGCACCATGTTCGGCGCCCTGACCGGCGTCCTCCTCCTCGGAGTCGTGCAGAACCTGCTCACGCTCGCCCAGGTCCCGTCCTTCTGGATCCAGGCCATCTACGGCGGAATCATCCTCGTCGCCCTCATGATCGCCCGCGTCACGACAGGACGTGCCCAGGACTGACCCGCCCTGTCCCCGCCACCGACCGAAAGGCACTCCGTGTCCCCGACGCCCGTCCGCATCACCGCGGTCGACACCCACGACATCCGTTTCCCCACCTCGCGCGAGCTCGACGGCTCCGACGCGATGAATCCGGACCCCGACTACTCGGCCGCGTACGTCGTGCTGCGCACGGACGGCGACGACGCGGGCGGCGGTCCCGAGGGGCACGGCTTCACCTTCACCATCGGGCGGGGCAACGAGGTCCAGGTCGCCGCGATCCACGCACTGCGCCACCACGTGGTCGGGCGGTCCGTCGACGAGGTGTGCGCCGACCCGGGATCCCTCTTCCGGGACCTGATCGGGGACAGCCAACTGCGCTGGCTCGGGCCCGAGAAGGGCGTGATGCACATGGCGATCGGCGCGGTCACCAACGCCGTGTGGGACCTGGCGGCCAAGCGCGCCGGCAAGCCGCTGTGGCGGCTGCTCGCCGAGGCCGACCCCGAGTGGCTGGTCGGACAGATCGACTTCCGCTACCTCACCGACGCGCTCACCCCCGAGGAGGCGCTGG carries:
- a CDS encoding sugar ABC transporter ATP-binding protein — its product is MSTAVTTPPLVEASGIVKRYGPTTALADGRLTVLPGESHALVGRNGAGKSTLVTLLTGLQAPDEGTVRFDGEPAPALADRDAWRRKVACVYQKPTVVPELTVAENLFIDRQPLRRGFISWRRLTSEAAELLDAWDVHVDPEARTADLKVEDRQMVEIARALSFGARFIVLDEPTAQLDNREIERLFTRMRALQKSGVTFLFISHHLQEVYEVCQTVTVLRDARWITTAPVADLPRAALVEAMAGETIAEHAAHHRVVDDSGPVLLDVSGLTSDAYEDVALTVRRGEVVGLAGSSGSGKIELAESLTGLHTPHRGTARLDGRPLRFGDVPAALKAGVGCVPRDRHAQGLVVSMTIGDNATLSVLDRLGRFGFVGTDRRRGVATELIDRLDIHAEGPDQPVSDLSGGNAQKVVMARALASDPRLLVLINPTAGVDVKSKESLLARVDSAREDGTAVLVVSDELDDLRRCDRVLVLFHGRMVAEHPAGWRDHELIASIEGVDHD
- a CDS encoding ABC transporter permease gives rise to the protein MTDTKAPPVTPVRVVGPRSARTVLLRRARELALVPALLLLIVLGAVLNDSFLTERNLISILGASAALAMVVLAESLVLITGKFDLSLESVVGIAPAVGALLVLPVAQSGWGTEFPAALALLAVLVVGAAIGAFNGILVVKFKLNAFIVTLAMLIVLRGLLVGATEGKTLFGMPDSFYSLATTTFLNVPMSVWLAAAAFAIAGFVLKYHRVGRALYAIGGNADAARAAGIRVDRVMLGVFVVAGVLAAVGGLLQTGYVGAISANQGQNMIFTVFAAAVIGGISLDGGKGTMFGALTGVLLLGVVQNLLTLAQVPSFWIQAIYGGIILVALMIARVTTGRAQD